DNA from Musa acuminata AAA Group cultivar baxijiao chromosome BXJ1-5, Cavendish_Baxijiao_AAA, whole genome shotgun sequence:
TTCACATCATAAGCATATTGATTTCAGATTATTATATTTCAAGAGCCAGGTCATACAAACTATAAAACTCGAAAAAACCGACTCATTAACTTGATGAACATGAATCATTGATTTAATAAGAGATCCATCTAATCATATAAACCAACTCAAACCTCTTCCCATGTTGGATAGGAGATTAAAGTAGGATGTCACAGCAACAATTACACCTGAGGTCGCCCCTGGCAAAGATGATGGACTAATCTTATTACACAAGCAAGAAAGATCGGAAACGATGATATGTAAGAACCACTCAAAAGTTCTAAAAGAGAAGGCCTCAAGCACAGTTCGAGAGCTTAGCTTGATGCTTCTTTGTCTTTTGTCTTTATCTCATGCTGTCCCTAAGCATCTGTACATTTCTTCAAACACTTCCAACAAATTTATTCATATCAAGCATGATTCTCGTTGCCTCTTGATGCCAAGCGACGAAAGAAGGATGCATCTGAAGGCCCCCATTCTCTATTTGGGGCAGTAGTATATCACACAGTCACAACACTTGACACTGCTATTTGTTCATATCAAAGCAGTGAATCGAGGTACGAGTAGTTCCTGCGACGGTTGTACTGCAGCAAACTCCCATAGGTGCGATCCCATACGCCGACAAACAGAGCCTCCGTGTCGGGACTGAACGATATGCCAGAAATTTCACCGAAGAAGTCCAGCTCCTGCTGCTTGTTGTACCCACTTCCGACGTCAAAGACATGAACAAAGTCTGCAGGTTCGGCCATTGCCATAAATCGTCCATCAGACGTGAAGCGGATCGATCTTATGGCACCGAGATTGCCTctcaatgcagcaacagatttggAGAGATTCCTAATGTCCCAAACTCGGCAGGTTTTATCCTGGTTGCCAGTGGCAAAGGTAAAGCCATCCGGATGCCAGGCTGAAGCAAAAGAGAAGTCGATGTGACCCTGAAATTCATGCACAGTCTGCAAGAACACACCAAAAAAACTCATTTTTCTGTTTCATTTTCCAAGTAGGACGTAAATCTGGTAGGGTGTTAAAACCAAATTCTCTAGGTCAGGTTTTAAACTGATTGCTGTTACCGTTTTCTCAACTTACGAGACCAGCAGTCACATCCTACTCACCTTTCCGGTATGAGAATCAACCAAAACTCCTTCAGGGTTGTCTCCCACGATGACAAGAAGCTTTCCATCGGGACTTAGTGATGTGTGCTGCAAAAGTTAAAGCAGGTAAGGAAGCCTCATCTAGTTCAACCCAATGTTGATTAGTTCCTGATACAACACCCAGCATGGAGTACATGAACAAGCAATGATTCAACTAATGAGGAAGTATATCACAGCAGCAAAATAGCTAAAATTTGGCACTTTCACTTCTTGAATTACTACTGAATAGCTTCATTATTGAATTAACAAATTCCAAACTAACGCTTAAATAACTTTAAGTTACAATTTATCCATTTAAGATTAGCTACTGAATGAAAAAAGAAGATCCAACCTACAATAATGAGCTAAAATGCAGATAGCTTACATTCACAGGCCATGGGAATGGGAAATGCTTGCAAAGCTGAAACTTCTCCATGTCAAAATCTCGAACTCCACAGTCATTATTTGAAGCCATAAAGTGAACAGCACCACTAAATAAATTTCAATATTAAGTCAAACAAGCAACAGAAAAAAATTAAATGGCCAAAGTAATCAGGTACCTGGGACTGTTATAAATTTCAACTGCGTTAGTTATTGCATTGTCTTCGTATGTTGTCCGGCAACAAAAACTGATTCCTTCTCGATCTAAATACTACATTCCATAACAAAATGACAAACAATCAAATGACCACACATCCCAAATAACAACAGTGTCTATATGGCAGGTAATTTATCTGAAGGAAACTATAATTAGTTTGTCAAAATCTTAAAAAACAAAGGTTTTAGAAATTTTAATCTGATCTAGCAAATCTCTAATAAGACCAAATACTTGCAACAGCATTGACAACAAAAAAGGGCCTAAAGACAAACTAAGGATATAACAAACTAACTGCTGTTTCAATGATAGTATCCAAAATCATAGTTGCCAAAGCCCAGTTGCCTAATTTAATAAAATAGAACACAATAAGAAGGATAAGCATCTCAAATCAAATCAAGTAGTACTAGTACAATACAAGTCTTAAGAGTAATTATGTcaaactgtcacgaacggtcgtcacgcacccgcaacaacttcgttcaacgaaccgttcgtcgcttttgcatgcttgtaccaaGACATGGTAGTAtattttgccttagttttgtgtgtttttgcttgtaaaaatgcatgttcgaataggttgcagcgctgcagtgcgatcgctcaccgcgCTGGGCCGAactgcccaaaacagctccgttttcgtgtgccacggctTCTTTTCTGCAAGCTGTAGCTGCACGCAAAACGTCAGccttctcagcaccctggaaccccccgagtggcacagggctggatggggcttcggtatattgtcgggcgttgaaaaatcttcacaagttcgcacgttaactagaCGGGAACATGCCTTCGCGCCCGAcactcggtgagcagttgtttgtggacttgcaactgttcgttctaccttctagagtcattgttttcctccttcccctcttttctcttatgcacgcaaggtgcttattgaattgcttgtaaagcttccctttccacgagacgtcgggacttgtccgttattCGTTTTCGAacaaatcaactttctcttttataggtccttcgagacctaagtgaggttgcaaattggctgaccctttgcAGACGTATATCACAAGGGCGCGCCACGACTTAGGTCccaactaagtccgagaagttggcgcgagggtgcttcgcgacttaggcaactgaagctaagttcgcgtctttgccccaaaagtgcctcacgacttaggcaattttaGCTAAAGTCCGTgattttgtggtatcagagcggacaagcaattcgagcaagcaacgAAAGAACTTCGCAATTTCGCCAtaacaaagcatcgtggcgaatcaagcaagacggggcaagccggacccttgccccaagcagccgcaggtgggctgcaagtgcatactCGTTCACATGCTATTGGAGCTGCTCAGGAGGAGCGCGACAGTGAACATGATgagtgagaagttggctactctccgcaagcggaggaggcacaatctgaAGCGCTAACCGGGAAAaatagtcataaggagagactcatagcggaggaaacccgcttggatgttcttgaagcgagcttggaggaactctagcagggccaacgaaggcttcttggggtagagagctcacaagaagaagctgaatcccggatcgacaaggttgaggccctaaccGATCGACTATCagacgacaccaaagactcttTGCAACATCTGCACGAAatcgtggcggaactcacttccaaAGTGACTATGCTCACAaaggcactaaatgcgggagggagcaacacccgcgttgcgccaccacaaaacttgagagcacttgagccgcattgttatgggggtgccagagatgctaaagagctcgagaatttcctgttcgacatggaacaatactttcgagctataaggcatgattctgaagaaaccaaagtttcgatagcaaccatgtatttgaatggggatgcaaaactttggtagcgaccccgttgggaggagatccaacaaggtcggtgtcgggtggacacatgagaggacttaaagcgagagttgagaactcagttcctacccaaGAACATAGAGTTTGTCGCAAGGAGGAAACTGAGACAACTCTGCCAAAGCAtttccattcgagactacgtgaagcaattttctacacTAATGCTGGATATACAAGACATGTCCGAAAAGGATAAACTATTcatcttcctcgatggtttgaagccatgggctcaacaagaactgcatcgaTGGAATATCACCGATGTGATCGAGGCAATTGCggtcgcagaaaggctcaccgactttgtttcctctgaggactcaggaaaaaggaaacaagcttcaggaaatcgccctccaaaatattttcgagggaaggagcccgggggcaaacaaaggaagaaaagttctcacaaagggccaagctcaaaagacaAAGCCCCAAAACTtgacggatgcttcttgtgtggagggccgcacatggtgagggagtgcccacagaaacaaacactcaatgctttaacagcttcaatCCACCCCCCCAAATTAGACAAGGGCAAGGCCGTCGCCCTCAGTTCAAGCAGTTCAAAATCCAGTAGCAACGATGAGGAGTCGTAAGGTCCCCgaattgtcatggacttagctggttttgcttaagtcgtgcgacacccttgcgtgtccgtccacaaaggtcagcctccccgaaacctcccatggtctcttaggacttacaaaagaaaaaacgggttagagaaagcgcctcactcgggatccacaagtaaatattttttaaaacacttcatagccagtgcaaattacaaacaaactttacaagctctgaacggttgcacaacaaagggtcaaaatggtccactacaaactGAGTATttctcacaagtatccacatgacacaacctttatttacaaacctaaatcggccaccaaacccaactaaaatggggctgttaagccttcgaccattcatctacatgctgtgcaaagcatgaacaaactaaaagacatggacatacataagcattacatcaaacatcttgtttagaattttgtccgtgatagaatagaagcaatgcatttgttgattgCACTGCGGGGTCAAGTGAGGGAGAACATAAAGGCAAAGCCATTGAAAGCAGGGAGTAACGAGCTGATGTACGTGGACATTAAGcttaatggccaaacaacccgtgcaatggtggacacgagcactacccacaactttattgccgattgagaagcaaagtgacttgggctgatcttggagaagaacccaagtcggatgaaggcggtgaactcggaggccaagcggatCTTCGAGCTGGCAAAGGGTGTCCCCATCaagattggaacatggagcgggagcacaaacatgatggcggtgccattggatgacttccaagtgattcttagaatggagtttatgcacgcggtaaagttggtgccaatgtcgttcctaaactccctatgtatgatgggaggtgatgacccttgtgtggttcacgtctctcggagaggaaccagggaCCCCCAAcaaatatcggcattacaactgaagaaagaggCATAAAAAgacgaattaacattcgtggttgttgtgaagctagagccactcaacgaggaggtcattcatgaacctgttgtggtggcgaacgttctGAAGCAGTtcacagacgttatgccacccgagtagcCGAAGACTCTACCGCCACGCAGAAGCGTGAATCATAATATCGAGCTGGAGCTAGGAGTGCAGCCTCCAGTaaaaccaccctaccgcatgtcccctccagagttggcagagctcagaaagtagttagatgaactactaagcggtggtctcatctgtAGTTCTAAAGCATCATTCAGAGCTCCTGTTCTCTTCCAAAATAAACAAGAtgagagcctccgactatgcgttgattatcgagccctcaataaaatgacggtgaagaacaagtatcccatcccgctcatcgcggacttgttcgaccaattgggcaaagccaagtatttctccaaactcgacctccggtcgaGGTACTGGCAGGTGCACATTGTTGAAGGCGACAAAGCGAAGACAACctgcgtgaccaggtatggagcgtttgagtttttagtgatgccttttggcttaaccaacgcttcgaccacgttctgcactcttatgaaccaactattcaaaaagtatttggataagtttatgatcgtctacttggacgatatcgtcgtctacagccaaacgcttagggagaacactttgttcgtgaaatgagagaagtgctactttgctcaaacagagatcttattcttggggcattgaatcagtgatggctccattcggatggacaaatcaaaggtgcaagctgttgtggaatgacgaactccaaagaaggtgccagagctgAGATCCTTTCttagtttcgtcaactactatcggcgCTTCATAGCAGGGTATTCGAAGCGTACGACTCTACTGACGGAGTTGTTGAAGGAGTAGTCTTGGAGGTGGTCTGAAAAGTGAAAATGCATTTCAAGATTTGAAGGctgttgtgttggaagaaccgatgctcaaattgccggactatggggagcccttcgaagtccatacagatgcttcagacttcgctattgaatGAGTAATTATGCAGGAGGGTCACCCGGTAGCcaacgagagccgcaagctcaacaagACCGAGCGACAGTATCTGGTGCACGAGAAGAAGATGACAACAgtggtccactgtctacgagtttggcgacactaccttcttagatcgcgatttgtgttgaggacagacaatatcgctttgagctatttccaaactcaaaagaaactctccccaaagcaagcatgacgataggacttcctggctgaatttgatatagcaatagagtacaagcccggaaaagcaaatgtcgtggccgatgcattgagctggaaagtggagcgagtgaatgccatacggttggagggcagaggccaagcaagtcagttgcaccctAACTTCCTTTCCAtgatggactgtacagtgatccctAGGCAGTGACCTTGATGcaactcattaaagaaggcaagacacgatgattttgggtctaggagggaatcatttacacaaaaggaaataggatttatgttcctcgagtggacaatttgaggcataAACTCTTAAAAGAGTATCATGATTCCCTTTGAGATGGACATCCAGGtattcacagaaccttggctcttGTGGAGAGGGCCTTTTATTGGCCGaaaatggggactgatgtggaggaatatgttcgaacgtgcctcacttgccaacaagacaaggtggagcaacgaaagccggtgggacttttaaaATTGTTgctcgtaccagaaaggccatgggagagcatttccttagacttcacatCAAGCTTGCCGGCAgtaggggactcggatcgatactcgtggtggtcgatcgattttcaaagaatgcaactttcattgctgcacccctacactgttcagtagagaaggcgaccaagctgatgatgaagaatgtggtgaagtattggggagtcccgcacaatatcatcagtgatcgagacgctcggttcctgggacgattctggaccgagctattcaaatgttGGGGTCTTAAGTTAtctttctccacaagcctccacccccaaacggatggccaaactgaaaggataaactcgctcctcggCACTACgtaagtgccaaccaacgagattgggtgaaactgttggacatagcccaattctcctataacttgcagcggagctctgcgtccaacaagagctccTTCGAGATcaatacaggacaacaaccgtcaactcctcacaccttggctattgggtatactgggagtagtctgtCAGTATATCACTTTGTAAAAGAATGACACCGAAATACAGATATTGCacaggcttacttggagaaggcgaccaaaagatgaagaagtaggcagacttgggaaggcgatcgtaggagttcaaagtcgatgatttggtgttggtaaagctccaaccagcatcactctaattctttaggaacaaagtacataaaggattggtgcgtaagtatgaagggcccttcccaattatcagtagggtgggcaacgtctcctacaagttgcagctgctggcatggctcaaaattcacaatgttttccacgccaacaacttgaaagcctaccactcagatccgcaagatgcttcctgaaGTGTTTCAACTCGGCCACCCCCCCCCACCAGAGCCTCTTATgaaaagcgagttgaaaccattttagcgaatcgcaagataaagctacccaatggtgctgaacagaccgagtacttggtgaagtgacgaaagcttccccgaaccgaagccagttgggagcctgaagacgccctacgacataaagaagcagtcatcaacaactaccaacaagcgtcggcgagggcgtcgacagtttaagtgggggagaatgtcacaaacggtcgtcgtgcacccgcaacaacttcgttcaacgaaccgttcgtcgcttttgcatgcttgcacCAAGACatgacagcatgttttgccttagttttgtgtgcttttgcttataaaaatgcatgttcgaacaggttgcagcgctacagtgcgatcGTTCACCGCGCCGAGCCGAACtgcccaaaatagctccgttttcgtgtgccacggctTGTTTTCTGCAAGCCGCAGCTGCACGcgaaatgtcaaccatctcagtacattggaaccacccgggtggcacagggctagatgggtcttcggtatattgtcgggcgttgaaaaaTCGTCACAAGTTCGCGTGTTAACTTGACGGAAACTTACCtttgcgcccggcacccggtgagcagttgtttatggacttgcaactgttcgttctactttctaaagtccttgttttcctccttcccctcttttctcttatgcacgcaaggtgcttgctgaattgcttgtaaagcttccattTCCACGAGAcattgggacttgtccgtcgctcgttttcgaactaatcaactttctattttacaagtccttcgggacctgagtgaggttgcaaattggctgaccctttgTGGATGCATATCGGAAGGGTGcaccatgacttaggcaatcccagctaagtccgagaagtgggCGTGAGGGTGctttgcgacttaggcaacggaaactaagttcgcgtctttgccgcaagggtacctcacgacttagacaattctagctaagtccatgacaaaacGAAAGATAAAAGTCCAAAAAGCTAAGCTAAGAATTTGTCACGAATGCACGATCCaactgaaaagaaaaaaatagaaacctcaAAATAAGCAAAATGCTAAATCTTTAATTGTTCTCATTATCAGACACACTCTGTCAACTAATTCTTCAGTTGAATAGGCGGAGGTTATCAACTTCATATCATAATTCTCCATCATGCTCACCAACAAAATGTTCATCCATTTGGCCTTCGATATGGTTCTTAAGACCAAATCCAAATAATGACAAAAACAGCCAACTAGATACAGCATGAATATCCAGTATCATtatctctataatctacaaatgtaTTCTTTGGCGCAAATTTTAGCATAATTAGCAGGAGAGTGACAAAGGGAATTACTTTACAAATGAGTTCTCCCTGGAATCCACCGGCTACAAGCAGCTTATCTTTTACTGCCAATGTGCTAACTTGAGTCTGTGAAAATCCTTCTAATAAACTACCTGGGTGTTTCTGTAGCCAAAAAGACAGATTCATGGATTAATATAACAGCAGAACAATGCTGATATGTGAATCACAAAAATTAAATAATGTGTTCGAATTTTTCCAAAAGTTAACAGAAGAGCATGCACCTCACTAGGTGCTACGTGTCCTGAAACATTCATGATTTCAGACTTTTGACAACTTAATGCTGACCAATGAAGCACAGAATAGTTTGACATCAAGTAGACATCATGCTTTGAGGTTGCCCAAACCAAATTCCTCAACTGCAAAGGGAATGTTAGAAGAACAGTCAATATTAAACACAGAACCTTTACAATGAAAGCAACCACCATACTGATACAATGCAACCGAAGATACAGGACAAAAGATACAATACAAAACCATTCTTATGAACATAGCCAACCTACAAATAACCAAAGAAATTAGATGACTACTCCACTATAGAAAAATGTGAACTATGTTTAGTAAtggttgaaataataataatcttcagGTTGAACAAAATTGGAGTGTGATCAAGGTTCTCTAAGGTAAATATTGATTTATTTgcatttaaattaattattagaAATGGCAACACAAAGACTGGCTAAAAGAAAATGCAACTGAATACTGGATGCCTTTGGAGAAGTTTGCTTTGCAAGAATTTTCATaatgttaataaaaaaataaactctTTCCAAATAAATAGTTCAGAAATACTAGTTAATTACATGTTATTTATTATGAAATGTAACCATACACTTGACCGAGCTTTGTCATACATTATATTATATAGTTGCAATATCTTCCTATTGTCATATGTTATACCAAATCCTATTATTTCAAGATTTGGCATATCAGTATATCTGTATAATATCAATAGGCATCCATATTATATATTTAACAACTAAGTTAAGGGCCTATGTCTTTGATTGGGTTTAAGTTGACCTCTAACACAGCCCATCCTGCTTGAGTTGCAGCTCTAACCTGTAACCATCTATGGGACAAACCACATTCTAAACATGTTATATAAACTGTGTAGCAACATTTACCCAAGTTCACCTGTGTTCCGTAATTGTCTATTTCTTCATCAGCTTTGTTTTGTTATCttctatatttttcttattttggatTTTTCTGTTGTATTTTCCGGAGTTcatattcttaaaaatattttttgccaCAATTCCGTTATGGTTCTGCAATCCCACCAAACCATCCAAACTTTCCAAACATAACCCTATATTTCAATAATGATCAAAATCTGATCCAGCAAACTTGGAGTATATCCAAAAATTGCAGAACATGTAATTCCCACATAAATGACTCAAAAGAATGTTAACGAGACTAGAAGGATTGAGAAACAATAGTCACTCTGATTTCTTATTGAATGGCATGTTTAACTAGACAATGTATGTAATCGGAACATACATTCGCTcgcttagttatccttatttttcTTCCAAGATCTCTTTCCAGTTTCTTTCTACACTAGAAATCTTAAATGGCTTTAAATTAGTACCTTTGTTTACATTGCTAATGTATCATATTGTGCAATAGCCAAACCTGTAACCCTCCAAAATCTGATTCATGATAATGTATCGATCATATACTTCACTCATATGAGTATCCACTTTGAGCAAACGTCGATACAAAAAACCCATATTCACAACTGCGGATTAAATGTGTGGCCATATATAGTTTTTAACGCCTGCAGCTGATCCATTTTTGCCCTCTCTGTTGTTACCAGTTGCAATCACCCAAGTCAGATGTAAAAAATGATATGATCTTTTCTACCTACCTACATCTTATCTCTTGCTTTATGTTACAGAAGCAGAAATCTGTAAGTACCACCAAGATATATCCAAAATTGATCTAATTGGGCTCTCCTTTGTGGTGTGATCTCCAAATAGCAATGGATTATATAGTGCCAATAAAATTTTTGAGCTTTATTAAAttaatgtcaaaagctcaaacctGAGTACATCTTGATAGTATTAACATGACAGCAATATGATATAATAAGTCTACAACTCAACTCTAGCAAACATCTGTAACTGGTCACCTGAAAATGAAGGATAGTTGATTTGACAGCTCTTGTATTTCGCCAGAATTCATAATACATGCCTCCCTTCTCAGTTGGTTTACATTCCTACACAGGAAAGTAACATATAGAAAACTTAACAAGAAGAAAAATCAAATTTAAGTAACTGAGCTGTACATTGCCAAAGCATCATGCCTTCTCTGATGCTTCTCCAGAATTTTGAACATTTTcataattcttgtattgttctaaTCTGGTCTGTCTGTACTGTTTCCTAGTGATGCTCAGACTGTGCCATGGAATTCCTTGGATATCCTTTCCTTTCCTTGCTTGGGCTGATGTAGTATCAGTTACCCTATAattctgagaaaaaaaaaaggaaaaaacaagAACTTTTTCTTTGTCAGAGTCTAtcaaaaagatgaagaaaaagTTAACAGTGATCATATGACTCTGCAGCATAAAAGAAGTACAACCATAGATGGTAGTAGAATAAATCGCTTAACGCACCCAAATGAAAGATCAACATACAAAAAGCTGTTGAACTAGATAAACATACAGATTGGccatattcttcatcatcagaatCTGAATCACCCATCCCTCTTCCACGGAGTTCTTCATCCATGTCATCCTCTCCATCACCCATTTCATAAGCGTCTGCCATTTCATCAACATCCTCATGATACCGAGACATTTTCCAATTGCAGAAGCCTAAACCTCTGTGGTACAGAATAAGTTAACTAACTCAGCAATCAAAAACCATATTAATGCAGAAAAGTCAAGCAACACAACAGAAAGAAGTTCCATGGCCCAATGAGAGCTTCAATATCCAAGAGAAAGAAGCTTAGAACTATAATGTTCTAGTTCTGGTGCTTTCGGCTAGTTGAAAAGGAATTGGAATATAGGAGGGAAAGTGTCAAAGTACGCACAATTTCCCAAAGTTCCTAAGCTGATCCATTGACAATTAGTTATACTGTAAATAAATACACCAGTGTGATGATAAACAACAGAAAAATACACATAATTAACACTTATTGGAAGCCTCTCTCAAATATTAGCCAAATGTTGGGCAATGCACTCAACAGAGTACCTTGCACAttcaatcatttatttttttttggaaaCACCAAATCTAAAAAAGCAAACATGATTTAGAAGAACTGAATAAGAGAAGCTCCAAAAAAAATGTTCATcacaacagaagaaaaaaaaatcctacccacaaatcaaaagaagaaaaaacaacaGAGATTCACCAACACTAAGGGCCTAAAGCTTTCAAGAAACAACAAGATAAACAAAATGAACAATCATACAACAGCATCCAATGCAAGCAAAACCAAGGAAAAGCCAAAGGCACGAAGATAAACGATCGTACAGTTATTGGCACAAGCAaacctatctaaattaagcaataAGCATTTTACCCGTCAATAGCAGAATGTGCCACTTGTTGGTTTAAAATTATTGCACTCGTTCTGCATAACCAGCAAATCGATGGCTATATACTCCTATTCTGCAGATCTATTCAGGAAAAGCTTCAAAATTTACTAgggttaaaaaaaaaagtttctaaCCATCATCCCACATCAAGATTGTAACCCAATCATGTCTACAAATAAATGAACACGGGTAAACTTCCACAGACAAACACCAAAAGAGAAATTATCAGTTTCCCATAGGAAAATATCAaccaaaagaaaaaggaggacACTTTCAATCAAAACGCATCAGACCACTTGGCTGTAAGCAAACGCCCGAGGCGGATTGGGCTGATGCAGGATTCCCCCGATCCCGGGCTTAGATCTCGTGCCGATCGCATAAATCTCACGAGACCGAgagcaaaagagaaaagaaagaccgGATGTTTCGTCGGCGCGCACCTCTTCCAGGAATCAACAGCCTCAGATCTCGGTGGAGGCGACGATCCGCATCAACCCCGGTCGGAATCCGAAGAACCGCAACGTCTTCCGACACGGAAATCCTATTCTAGAGTTTGAGTGGG
Protein-coding regions in this window:
- the LOC135581751 gene encoding uncharacterized WD repeat-containing protein C2A9.03-like isoform X1, with amino-acid sequence MSRYHEDVDEMADAYEMGDGEDDMDEELRGRGMGDSDSDDEEYGQSNYRVTDTTSAQARKGKDIQGIPWHSLSITRKQYRQTRLEQYKNYENVQNSGEASEKECKPTEKGGMYYEFWRNTRAVKSTILHFQLRNLVWATSKHDVYLMSNYSVLHWSALSCQKSEIMNVSGHVAPSEKHPGSLLEGFSQTQVSTLAVKDKLLVAGGFQGELICKYLDREGISFCCRTTYEDNAITNAVEIYNSPSGAVHFMASNNDCGVRDFDMEKFQLCKHFPFPWPVNHTSLSPDGKLLVIVGDNPEGVLVDSHTGKTVHEFQGHIDFSFASAWHPDGFTFATGNQDKTCRVWDIRNLSKSVAALRGNLGAIRSIRFTSDGRFMAMAEPADFVHVFDVGSGYNKQQELDFFGEISGISFSPDTEALFVGVWDRTYGSLLQYNRRRNYSYLDSLL
- the LOC135581751 gene encoding uncharacterized WD repeat-containing protein C2A9.03-like isoform X2: MYYEFWRNTRAVKSTILHFQLRNLVWATSKHDVYLMSNYSVLHWSALSCQKSEIMNVSGHVAPSEKHPGSLLEGFSQTQVSTLAVKDKLLVAGGFQGELICKYLDREGISFCCRTTYEDNAITNAVEIYNSPSGAVHFMASNNDCGVRDFDMEKFQLCKHFPFPWPVNHTSLSPDGKLLVIVGDNPEGVLVDSHTGKTVHEFQGHIDFSFASAWHPDGFTFATGNQDKTCRVWDIRNLSKSVAALRGNLGAIRSIRFTSDGRFMAMAEPADFVHVFDVGSGYNKQQELDFFGEISGISFSPDTEALFVGVWDRTYGSLLQYNRRRNYSYLDSLL